In a genomic window of Cytobacillus sp. FSL H8-0458:
- a CDS encoding glycosyltransferase family 2 protein, with product MWGNILVGFAAFIAVFMVLVISFYSIILLISVFQLRKEYLLNRNQTFDEYMNESFAKPVSIIVPAYNEEAGIVASVRSLLSIDYPSFEIIVVNDGSKDDTIEKMITHYQMKEINPAVRKQVQTKSVKKVYQSISLPNLYLIDKENGGKADALNAGINFSHFPYFCSLDGDSVLERDAFLKVMKPILDSDGEVIASSGSIRIANGCEIQDGNILKVGLAREPLVIMQIIEYLRAFLMGRIGLSRHNLLLIVSGAFGVFSKQWVIDAGGYKTNTVGEDMELVVRLHRLIRDKKQKKKIVYVPDPVCWTEVPESTTYLRRQRRRWHRGLFESLWTHRKMTFNPRYGPIGFISFPYFWIVEFLGPIVELLGYIYVVISLFLGGIYLEFAILIFLLSCLYGSLFSMAAVLLEEWSLRKFPKISDLIKLFFYSLTETLWYRPLTVFWRCEGIWQLVKGDTSWGEMKRKGVSG from the coding sequence ATGTGGGGAAATATATTGGTCGGATTTGCTGCATTTATAGCAGTCTTTATGGTGCTGGTCATCAGTTTCTATTCAATTATTTTATTAATCTCAGTTTTTCAGTTAAGAAAGGAATATTTGCTGAACCGAAACCAGACATTTGACGAGTATATGAATGAATCTTTCGCAAAACCGGTTTCCATCATTGTACCAGCATATAACGAAGAAGCAGGCATTGTTGCCAGTGTGAGATCCCTTTTGAGTATAGATTATCCTTCTTTTGAGATTATCGTTGTCAATGACGGTTCAAAAGATGACACTATAGAAAAAATGATTACTCATTATCAAATGAAGGAAATTAATCCAGCCGTCAGGAAGCAGGTTCAAACAAAGTCTGTGAAAAAAGTTTACCAGTCCATTTCTCTTCCAAATCTATATTTAATAGACAAAGAGAATGGAGGAAAAGCTGATGCATTGAACGCAGGAATTAACTTTTCCCATTTTCCTTATTTCTGTTCATTGGATGGAGATTCTGTACTGGAAAGGGATGCTTTCTTAAAGGTAATGAAGCCTATATTGGATTCTGATGGGGAAGTGATTGCTTCGAGCGGAAGCATCCGCATTGCAAATGGCTGTGAAATACAGGACGGCAATATTTTAAAGGTTGGCTTAGCCAGGGAGCCTTTGGTCATCATGCAAATAATCGAATATTTAAGGGCCTTTTTAATGGGAAGGATTGGGTTAAGCCGGCATAATTTACTTCTGATTGTCTCTGGAGCCTTCGGTGTTTTTTCCAAGCAATGGGTCATTGATGCGGGAGGCTATAAAACCAATACAGTTGGCGAGGATATGGAGCTCGTAGTAAGGCTCCATAGACTTATCAGAGACAAAAAGCAAAAGAAAAAAATCGTCTACGTCCCTGACCCTGTTTGCTGGACAGAAGTTCCGGAAAGCACGACATACCTTAGAAGACAAAGGCGTAGGTGGCATCGCGGATTATTTGAAAGTCTGTGGACACACAGGAAGATGACCTTTAATCCAAGATACGGCCCTATAGGGTTTATATCCTTTCCATACTTTTGGATCGTAGAGTTTTTAGGCCCGATAGTTGAATTATTGGGATACATTTATGTGGTTATCTCCCTATTTTTGGGTGGTATCTATCTTGAGTTTGCCATCCTGATTTTTCTGCTATCGTGTTTATATGGTTCACTTTTTTCCATGGCCGCCGTTTTGCTTGAGGAATGGAGCTTGAGGAAATTTCCAAAAATCTCTGATTTAATCAAACTGTTTTTCTATTCATTGACTGAAACGTTATGGTACCGGCCATTGACGGTTTTTTGGAGATGTGAAGGAATATGGCAGCTGGTCAAAGGCGATACAAGCTGGGGAGAAATGAAAAGAAAAGGTGTTTCCGGATGA
- a CDS encoding HEAT repeat domain-containing protein: MLKNEIFFLGLLTAVISGLLLLILLYLVIRKWLEDRERRNINECIEALSPLIFAYITGGEASRHFHLDNDIKRKAAEEVLSKFAANLTGEGETRKLREFADRNLRNYFKRQLKSRRWSTRMNALYTIEDLHFIELQPQVLEAAIKERISHDEKVQSLRILAVFQFEGIFELLLYNSENLSDGELRNIILRLNEDLFSHFITDFHRAKNPLKYAIIDSAGIRKEFKYLHFIESVYASYDGEPRLRAVKALSSLGMVEDIIPYLDLRHSEDWKERMMAAKLFGSLREPELMPYLLDLLHDRSWWVRSQAGQSIMMFPRGKEELQIVLDTSDDSYARDMAWEWMNKGEFG, translated from the coding sequence ATGCTGAAGAATGAAATATTCTTCCTCGGTCTATTAACTGCTGTCATTTCCGGATTGCTGCTTCTCATTCTGTTGTACCTTGTCATAAGAAAATGGCTGGAAGATCGAGAGCGCAGAAATATTAATGAATGCATTGAAGCCCTTAGCCCGCTCATCTTTGCCTATATTACTGGGGGAGAGGCAAGCAGGCACTTCCATTTGGATAATGATATAAAAAGGAAGGCCGCAGAAGAGGTTCTGAGTAAATTCGCAGCCAATTTAACAGGAGAAGGGGAAACGAGAAAACTTAGGGAGTTTGCTGACAGGAATCTGAGAAATTACTTCAAGAGACAGTTAAAAAGCAGAAGGTGGAGTACCAGAATGAATGCACTCTACACTATCGAAGATCTGCATTTCATTGAGTTACAGCCTCAAGTTTTAGAGGCAGCCATAAAAGAGAGAATATCACACGATGAAAAAGTACAATCCTTGAGAATACTTGCGGTATTTCAATTCGAGGGAATCTTTGAGCTTCTTTTGTATAATAGTGAAAACCTATCGGACGGTGAATTAAGGAATATCATCCTCCGGCTGAATGAAGACTTGTTCAGTCATTTCATTACAGATTTTCATAGGGCTAAAAACCCGTTGAAATATGCCATAATTGATTCTGCTGGAATAAGAAAAGAATTTAAATATTTACATTTCATTGAGTCAGTTTATGCCAGCTATGATGGGGAGCCTCGTTTAAGAGCAGTAAAGGCACTTTCTTCATTAGGGATGGTTGAGGATATAATACCCTATCTGGACTTGCGTCATTCCGAGGATTGGAAGGAAAGAATGATGGCTGCGAAACTCTTCGGTTCACTAAGGGAACCTGAACTCATGCCATATTTGCTAGACCTTCTCCATGATCGTTCCTGGTGGGTAAGATCTCAGGCTGGGCAATCCATTATGATGTTCCCTCGCGGAAAGGAAGAATTGCAGATTGTACTGGATACCTCGGATGATTCGTATGCAAGGGACATGGCCTGGGAATGGATGAATAAAGGAGAATTTGGTTGA